Proteins from a genomic interval of Trichoderma breve strain T069 chromosome 2, whole genome shotgun sequence:
- a CDS encoding aminotransferase class-III domain-containing protein, whose protein sequence is MAPGALVESESPLLVPVSGKLDVVPTLYAGIDEKQLREKSNAHLAYYGTKFHDDVIIGARGMYIYTASGHRILDWTSGQMSCLLGHGHPEIVKTIHDHAMYLDHLFSGMVSPPVISLGERLCKALPEGLDKAFFLSTGGESNEAAIKMAKVYTSKWEVVGLGASWHGMTAQALGAQYHFGRKGQGPTIPGQFMLPSPNAYRSEFRKPDGSYDWEAELDYGWKMIDLQSTGNLAVCIVECIQSSGGMLVLPPGYLKAMKKHCEARGMLLIVDEAQTGVGRCGDFMAINHEGVVPDILTLSKTLGNGLPLSAVITSDEIDRVSAEKGFMFYTTHVNDPLPAAVGDKVLEIVFRDNLVQHAREAGKVLHEGLQKLKSRYGCIGDVRGRGLMAGVEIVASRETKEPALELAKSIGDTAYGLGVWANLSSHPSFGGTFRIAPPITVTAEQIQEGLDMLEKAFAETEGTMPLY, encoded by the coding sequence ATGGCTCCGGGAGCTCTGGTTGAATCTGAAAGCCCCCTGCTGGTTCCCGTATCGGGAAAACTCGACGTTGTCCCTACACTCTACGCTGGAATCGACGAGAAGCAGCTCCGTGAAAAGTCCAACGCACACTTGGCCTACTACGGCACCAAGTTTCACGATGATGTGATCATCGGGGCTCGTGGAATGTACATTTACACAGCCTCTGGCCACAGAATCCTTGACTGGACTTCAGGCCAGAtgtcttgtcttttgggCCATGGACACCCCGAAATCGTCAAGACTATTCACGACCACGCCATGTATCTTGACCATCTCTTCTCGGGTATGGTTTCTCCCCCTGTTATCAGCCTCGGAGAGCGTCTTTGCAAGGCTCTTCCAGAGGGTTTGGACAaagccttttttctctccaccGGCGGCGAGAGCAATGAGGCCGCTATCAAGATGGCAAAAGTTTACACCAGCAAGTGGGAAGTTGTTGGTCTCGGAGCTTCTTGGCACGGTATGACTGCCCAAGCTCTGGGAGCTCAATACCACTTCGGTCGTAAGGGTCAGGGCCCAACTATCCCCGGCCAGTTCATGCTTCCCTCACCAAACGCATACCGCTCTGAGTTCCGGAAGCCCGATGGATCCTATGACTGGGAGGCCGAGCTCGACTACGGCTGGAAAATGATCGACTTGCAGTCCACTGGTAACCTCGCTGTCTGCATTGTGGAATGCATTCAAAGCTCCGGAGGCATGCTTGTTCTCCCCCCTGGATacctcaaggccatgaagaagcACTGCGAGGCAAGAGGCATGCTCCTCATCGTCGATGAGGCACAAACCGGAGTTGGACGATGCGGCGACTTCATGGCCATCAACCACGAGGGCGTCGTGCCGGATATCCTCACTCTGTCCAAGACTCTAGGCAACGGCCTTCCCCTCAGTGCCGTCATCACCAGCGACGAGATTGACCGCGTCTCCGCCGAAAAGGGCTTCATGTTCTACACCACCCACGTCAACGACCCCCTCCCCGCCGCCGTCGGCGATAAAGTCCTCGAAATCGTCTTCCGCGACAACCTCGTACAGCACGCGCGCGAGGCAGGCAAAGTCCTCCACGAGGGCCTCCAGAAGCTCAAATCCCGCTACGGCTGCATCGGCGACGTGCGCGGCCGCGGCCTCATGGCCGGCGTCGAGATCGTTGCCAGCAGAGAGACCAAGGAGCCCGCActggagctggccaagagcaTCGGCGACACGGCGTATGGCTTGGGCGTGTGGGCGAACTTGAGCAGCCACCCTAGCTTTGGTGGCACGTTCCGGATTGCGCCGCCGATTACGGTGACGGCGGAGCAGATTCAGGAGGGCTTGGATATGTTGGAGAAGGCTTTTGCGGAGACGGAGGGGACGATGCCTCTTTATTAA
- a CDS encoding fungal specific transcription factor domain-containing protein, with product MAVPNVPPRSITGPASTNDSQVLSTYLSGIPGATRSTRMIIPEPASCSRPVLFTEVQKRPVGLKLNRSFSAEKLEIIEKLLEPHNEAIIDEYFRKVNVCLPLLDEVSFRRQYREDKTRISPALLACLYAHTIVYWQSSPVLSRYRCPESRFIWNLANEAVYSELHLSPGMSIIKAIVLNIGGRPTTSLIGNGVLLGSAVSMAHSLGLNHSPLPWQIPLPEKYLRMKIWWALLVHDRWTSLAHGTPPHIQKSQYDVPPPTLEYLSEGLADGNNPRSELRTNIFISLVTLSEVLDRFLQYVYCVGRDKQTTTDLEHALHRWVETLEGPCRRIVLRGSHLDVTGAANLRLAYLTAKLLLQRIQLEAEKQGDHVNEEGVLNRYSGARMTSEEMLMLIQDFQPEHLGDFWMSVSSFSFPAAVNFLLRCALETENSPEGLAQSPSFRIARDIITTLRSHQEQYKWDLGDICLAQHAEIVEKILAGVAPDEQGGNNSSLDLQDFDASILDHIFPSVWDPLQNAW from the exons ATGGCGGTGCCAAACGTGCCGCCAAGGTCTATCACCG GACCGGCTTCCACCAATGATAGTCAAGTTTTGTCTACATATCTCTCGGGTATACCCGGAGCTACCCGAAGCACCAGAATGATCATTCCGGAGCCCGCCAGCTGTTCGCGTCCGGTTCTATTCACTGAGGTTCAGAAGAGACCGGTGGGCCTCAAGTTGAATCGTAGTTTCTCAGCAGAAAAGCTGGAGATTATTGAGAAGCTCCTGGAACCTCATAATGAGGCCATTATAGACGA ATACTTTAGAAAAGTAAACGTGTGTCTACCACTTCTAGATGAAGTCTCATTTCGTCGTCAATACCGGGAAGACAAGACGCGGATTTCGCCAGCGCTGCTGGCATGTCTGTATGCTCATACCATTGTGTACTGGCAAAGCTCCCCCGTCTTGAGTCGGTACAGGTGTCCGGAGAGTCGCTTCATCTGGAACCTCGCCAACGAAGCGGTATACTCAGAGCTTCACCTATCGCCCGGCATGTCTATCATCAAGGCAATTGTACTCAATATTGGTGGACGCCCTACCACCTCTTTGATAGGTAACGGCGTGCTTCTCGGATCTGCAGTCTCCATGGCACATTCGTTGGGACTGAACCACAGCCCTCTTCCATGGCAGATTCCGCTACCGGAGAAGTATTTGCGCATGAAGATTTGGTGGGCGCTGTTGGTTCATGACAGATG GACAAGCTTGGCACACGGCACGCCGCCTCACATCCAAAAGTCCCAGTATGATGTACCTCCGCCAACTCTAGAGTATCTTAGTGAAGGCTTAGCAGACGGAAATAACCCGCGTTCTGAGCTCAGAACCAATATCTTCATTTCGCTAGTAACTCTAAGCGAAGTGCTTGACCGATTCCTGCAGTACGTGTACTGCGTTGGACGAGATAAACAGACCACTACCGATCTAGAGCATGCATTGCATCGATGGGTTGAGACATTGGAGGGACCTTGTCGCCGGATTGTCTTACGAGGATCTCATCTGGATGTTACCGGAGCCGCAAACCTTCGCTTAGCATACTTAACCGCCAAACTGCTATTGCAGAGGATACAGCTTgaggcagagaagcaggGAGACCATGTCAACGAGGAGGGAGTGTTGAATCGGTATTCTGGGGCACGCATGACATCTGAGGAGATGTTGATGCTCATTCAAGACTTTCAGCCGGAGCACCTCGGTGATTTCTGGATGTCCGTcagctccttttctttcccgGCTGCAGTCAACTTCTTGTTGCGGTGCGCGCTGGAGACTGAGAATTCCCCCGAAGGGTTGGCCCAAAGCCCCTCGTTCAGGATTGCCCGCGACATAATCACCACGCTTCGATCACATCAGGAGCAGTACAAGTGGGATTTGGGCGACATCTGCCTTGCCCAACATGCCGAGATTGTGGAGAAGATCCTGGCGGGCGTGGCGCCAGACGAGCAAGGTGGAAATAATAGCAGCCTGGACCTCCAGGACTTTGACGCCTCGATCCTGGATCACATCTTTCCAAGCGTATGGGACCCGTTGCAAAACGCCTGGTAA
- a CDS encoding RNA recognition motif domain-containing protein: MTTTVHVENIAAATGDAEVKDFFSFCGKITDIKVTTEGETKKAEVTFEKETAMKTALLLNNTQLGPNHIKVTSATGDSEDDGSHFARQGNSNDEITQEMKPRTRILAEYLAHGYVVGDATIQRAIELDQKHGVSSRFLSTLQDLDKKYQATDRAKTADQSYGISQRANNFFTGLSSYFEKASNTPTGKKIAQFYLDGSRQVQDIHSEARRLADLKTEEHGGSAYKAAGFEKVFGKEKKEEKPAPAAAADATVIPGTAAPAPAPGVTSTDEKTA, translated from the exons ATGACTACCACCGTTCACGTCGAGAACATTGCCGCCGCAACTGGCGATGCTGAAGTTAAGGACTTTTTTAGCTTCTG TGGCAAAATTACCGACATCAAGGTTACCACCGAGGGcgagacgaagaaggcagAGGTTACCTTTGAGAAGGAGACAGCCATGAAGACCGCGCTTCTCCTGAACAACACACAACTCGGCCCCAACCACATCAAGGTGACGAGCGCCACAGGCGACTCCGAGGACGATGGCTCGCATTTTGCTCGACAGGGCAACAGCAACGACGAGATTACCCAGGAGATGAAGCCCCGCACCCGCATCCTCGCCGAGTACCTCGCACACGGCTACGTCGTCGGCGACGCAACCATCCAGCGCGCCATTGAGCTGGACCAGAAGCACGGCGTCTCGTCGCGATTCCTCAGCACCCTGCAGGATCTGGATAAGAAGTACCAGGCCACCGACCGCGCCAAGACGGCCGACCAGAGCTACGGCATCTCCCAGCGCGCCAACAACTTCTTCACCGGCCTGAGCAGCTACTTTGAGAAGGCCAGCAACACGCCCACCGGCAAGAAGATTGCGCAGTTCTATCTTGATGGCTCAAGACAGGTGCAGGATATTCACAGCGAGGCCCGGCGGTTGGCTGATCtgaagacggaggagcaCGGTGGCAGCGCTTACAAGGCGGCTGGTTTTGAAAAGGTCTttggcaaggagaagaaggaggagaagcctgCGCCCGCTGCGGCTGCCGATGCTACCGTGATCCCTGGAACTGCTGCTCCCGCTCCCGCTCCCGGAGTCACCTCTACTGATGAGAAGACCGCTTAA
- a CDS encoding sugar transporter domain-containing protein, with translation MTAGPGEMEAPKPENTSPDSKLETVGEPVAAEITKDEELPEKSKENVDVEAGSIAESVKGYYSKLSVWLMVLFSGLAIGSDGYNAAVIGNVELLLGAIYPDDLTNSIYSRLSNAFLIGMIIGMLFFGVVVDQLGRKTGAVATTILLVLGIAMSAAANGTSPKGLFWMLIIARGVAGVGAGGEYPVSGAGAVEATDESGQYRKHRGFMFAMLADLSSDLGYVWGGLVPLLLLLCVGQREDKYYIVWRTSFALGAIPPLGIFWFRMRMAVATAYRKSAMRKQRVPYWLALKRYYRPLIGAAASWFLYNWISIPFGIFSSTIISRANVGQSLVKNLGWGVLINCFYIPGPFLGGYLSDRIGRRQTMALGFAMQAILGFILGGAIGPIQTVFPLFVVLYGIFLTLGEVGPGSTVVLTASECFPTSIRGQMMGFISAWSKAGAAIGTQVFTAILNKYASNPDKGNQVAFLIGSAFAVLGALVAYFVIPDVSRRLDDDDAAWKVYLADHGWDATWGDGETKDPAGVILDRQAD, from the exons ATGACTGCTGGACcaggggagatggaggctccCAAGCCAGAAAATACATCTCCTGACTCCAAGCTTGAAACTGTTGGCGAGCCAGTAGCCGCAGAGATCACCAAAGATGAGGAGCTACcagagaaaagcaaagaaaatgTCGACGTTGAAGCGGGGAGCATAGCAGAGTCGGTCAAGGGATACTACAGCAAGCTCTCGGTTTGGTTGATGGTTCTCTTCTCAGGTCTGGCTATTGGATCAGACGGCTA CAATGCCGCCGTCATAGGAAacgtcgagcttctcctcggcGCCATCTACCCAGATGACCTGACCAACTCCATCTACTCGCGCCTCAGCAATGCCTTTCTCATCGGCATGATCATAGGcatgctcttcttcggtgtcgtcgtcgaccAGCTGGGCCGCAAGACGGGCGCCGTGGCCACcaccatcctcctcgtcctcggcatcgccatgtccgctgccgccaacgGCACCTCCCCCAAGGGCCTCTTCTGGatgctcatcatcgcccGAGGGGTTGCCGGCGTCGGGGCCGGAGGCGAGTATCCCGTGTCCGGCGCCGGTGCCGTGGAAGCTACCGATGAGAGCGGCCAGTACCGCAAGCACCGCGGCTTCATGTTTGCTATGCTGGCTGATCTTTCTTCTGATCTTGGATATGTTTGGGGCGGGCtggttcctcttcttttgctgctctgtGTTGGCCAGAGGGAGGACAAGTACTACATTGTCTGGCGAACCTCTTTTGCTCTCGGTGCCATCCCTCCGCTGGGCATCTTTTGGTTCCGCATGCGCATGGCCGTTGCTACAGCTTATCGAAAGTCTGCTATGAGAAAGCAGCGGGTGCCGTACTGGTTGGCTCTGAAGCGGTATTACCGACCTCTTATAGGAGCTGCAGCCAGTTGGTTCCTGTACAATTGGATTTCAATCCCCTTTGGAATCTTCAGCTcaaccatcatcagccgTGCCAACGTTGGACAGAGCCTTGTCAAGAATCTTGGATGGGGTGTTCTTATCAACTGCTTCTACATCCCAGGGCCCTTTTTAGGTGGATATTTGTCTGATAGGATTGGCAGACGACAGACGATGGCTCTGGGATTTGCCATGCAGGCGATACTTGGGTTCATCCTGGGCGGTGCAATTGGTCCTATTCAGACAGTCTTTCCTCTGTTTGTCGTGCTCTATGGGATTTTCTTGACGCTCGGCGAGGTGGGACCTGGAAG CACCGTCGTCCTGACTGCCTCCGAATGCTTCCCCACCTCCATCCGCGGCCAGATGATGGGCTTCATCAGCGCCTGGTCAAAAGCCGGTGCTGCGATTGGGACCCAAGTATTCACAGCCATCCTCAACAAGTACGCGAGTAACCCCGACAAAGGGAATCAGGTGGCTTTCCTCATTGGGTCGGCGTTTGCCGTGCTGGGCGCCCTCGTGGCGTACTTCGTCATCCCTGACGTGTCGCGGCGGctggacgacgatgacgcgGCGTGGAAGGTTTACTTGGCTGACCATGGATGGGATGCAACCtggggagatggagagacgAAGGATCCGGCAGGAGTGATTTTGGATCGCCAGGCTGATTGA